In Periplaneta americana isolate PAMFEO1 chromosome 3, P.americana_PAMFEO1_priV1, whole genome shotgun sequence, the following are encoded in one genomic region:
- the LOC138696991 gene encoding phosphatidate cytidylyltransferase, mitochondrial, with product MAATKALVGISSKYSRILLSTFPQNFTYCFAYGSGVLKQSGSDITKNMVDMIFTVEDPPSWHKENISRNPHHYSSLRWLGHNAVARFQENWGAKIYFNALIPIQEEGITIKYGVVSRSALVTDLLDWSELYLAGRLHKPVEVIYKTSDSELRSALQLNLHSAVHTALLMLPEDFSETEFYITISSLSYTGDFRMMFGEDKKKVYKIVEPQIDAFRTLYAPVLSSMHNFVEVSESGLCVQDASPLARIHHLNQLPRTPQRAMVRLWNRDSGKLRQDTEDALRAIAYDPDCGVFLGECVRDIVWDSSIRQSLKGILTAGIIKSLRYGGKKIFKMMKS from the coding sequence ATGGCAGCAACTAAAGCACTTGTTGGAATTTCATCTAAATACAGCAGGATTTTACTTTCTACATTTCCTCAGAATTTCACATATTGTTTTGCTTACGGTTCCGGAGTCCTCAAGCAGTCTGGCTCTGATATTACAAAGAATATGGTGGATATGATATTCACAGTTGAAGATCCACCAAGTTGGCATAAAGAAAACATTTCTCGTAATCCACATCATTATTCGTCATTGCGTTGGTTAGGTCACAATGCAGTCGCTCGGTTTCAGGAGAACTGGGGtgccaaaatatattttaacgcTCTTATTCCTATACAAGAGGAAGGCATAACAATCAAATATGGGGTGGTGTCTCGATCAGCTCTTGTGACTGATCTTTTAGACTGGAGTGAATTGTATTTAGCAGGACGATTACATAAACCTGTAGAAGTTATCTACAAAACCAGCGACTCAGAGCTTCGCTCTGCTCTACAATTAAATCTTCACAGTGCCGTCCACACTGCGTTATTGATGTTACCCGAAGATTTTAGCGAAACCGAATTTTATATCACCATTAGCAGTCTGTCATATACTGGTGATTTTCGTATGATGTTTGGCGAAGATAAGAAGAAAGTGTACAAGATTGTCGAGCCACAAATTGACGCGTTTAGAACGCTTTATGCACCAGTCTTGAGTTCCATGCATAACTTCGTAGAGGTGTCAGAATCTGGCCTCTGTGTGCAAGATGCCAGCCCCCTGGCGCGAATTCATCATCTGAATCAACTTCCTAGAACTCCTCAGAGGGCCATGGTCCGCCTCTGGAATAGAGACAGTGGAAAGCTGCGCCAGGATACGGAAGATGCTCTGAGGGCCATCGCTTACGATCCTGACTGTGGTGTATTCCTGGGAGAATGCGTTCGGGATATCGTGTGGGATTCAAGTATTCGTCAAAGCCTCAAAGGGATTCTCACTGCGGGCATAATAAAATCTTTACGATATGGTggtaaaaaaatctttaaaatgatGAAATCGTAA